The genomic DNA AACTGATATTGTAAAAAATGTCAGTGGTATAATGTCGAATGATCCTGAAAAGGTGAAGGAGGCAGGGCTTAGAGTAAGTCTTATTACTACAGCTGTAGGGCCTAATGTACTAAAGATAATATCAGGATCATTTGCAGATGTTATAAAAGCAAGAAAAGAAAAAGGTTTGGAAGAAGTTCTGAATATCATAGCATGTGAAAATATGGTAAAAGGAACCACATTTTTGAAAGAAAATATTTATGAAAAACTGAATGAATCAGAGAAGGAATATGCGGATAAATATATAGGATTTCCGGATTCAGCAGTGGACAGAATAGTGCCGCCGGTAAATGCCGAAGGGAAAAAGCCTACATATGTGGTAGTGGAAGAATTTTATGAGTGGATTGTGGACAGAAATCTTATAAAAGGCGATCTGGAACTGGAAGGAATGATAAAAACAGATAATCTTATGGCATATATAGAGAGAAAACTGTTTACCCTGAATACAGGACATGCAATAACAGCTTATATAGGAAAGTATAAAAAATATAAAACTATAGATGAGAGCATAAAAGATGCCGATATCAGAAATATAGTAAAGGGTGCAATGGGTGAAAGCGGTGAGGTATTAATAAAAAGATACAGTTTTGACAGGGAAGAACACTTTAAGTATATAGATAAAATCATAAAAAGATTTGAAAATATATATCTGAAGGATGATGTAGAGAGAGTAGGGAGACAGCCTTTAAGAAAGCTGGGCAAAAATGAAAGATTAATAAAGCCTCTTCTCGGAACTCTGGAATATAATACTTCCAATGAGAATCTTGTTACGGGAATCGCTTATGCTTTGAAATTCGACGG from Sebaldella termitidis ATCC 33386 includes the following:
- a CDS encoding mannitol-1-phosphate 5-dehydrogenase, with translation MKRALHFGAGNIGRGFIGKIISEAGYEVIFADVNGQVIDQLNIDKEYEVEVVGENSKTDIVKNVSGIMSNDPEKVKEAGLRVSLITTAVGPNVLKIISGSFADVIKARKEKGLEEVLNIIACENMVKGTTFLKENIYEKLNESEKEYADKYIGFPDSAVDRIVPPVNAEGKKPTYVVVEEFYEWIVDRNLIKGDLELEGMIKTDNLMAYIERKLFTLNTGHAITAYIGKYKKYKTIDESIKDADIRNIVKGAMGESGEVLIKRYSFDREEHFKYIDKIIKRFENIYLKDDVERVGRQPLRKLGKNERLIKPLLGTLEYNTSNENLVTGIAYALKFDGSDEESVKLSSMMKEKGLAETLKEVTENSIGEDITARVESIYNKL